In Chanodichthys erythropterus isolate Z2021 chromosome 20, ASM2448905v1, whole genome shotgun sequence, the genomic stretch TTACCCAGCCGCCCAATCATAGTGGATGAGGGGTGTGACAAATGCCACACCGATCAACTATGTGTTACGGCCATCTCATCATCCAAAACATGGGCAGAGCAAGTACTTTACTGTCAACATTAATCATTACCTTGGTGGACAGCtttgtttcaaagatggccaacGTGTGAAATGACTTGCCTTCAAGGGACTTTGCCAATATGCACCCTTATTAAGGGGTAAATAAGGTACAAAGGTGTCTCTTTAAGGGTACTGCCCCTGTGACAGGTTGTTGCACCCCTAAATGTACAACTTTTGCacattttttctgacagtgaaGGGGACCAAGCACTTCACATCTGACATTTGGAGAGAAGTTGCCCTGAGTAAAATAACAACTACCTGTGACCACATCCTAGTGTGTCCACTGCCTTCAAAACACTTGACATACCTTAATCCGATGTCAATATAAAACCCCCAATCAACTCAAAAAGACAGGAAAGAGGCAGATCAGAGACATTCATCGACTTCTTACTCCAGGGCCCGGATCTGAGGGGAAGGAGGGTCTGAGATTTGAGTCTTTTCTGTGAAAGCAAGGAGGCCATTAGACGGCATTAAAAAGGATAACCATCGATCAATCCATCCTTCCATCTCCACATTGGCAGGTGAAGCCACCGACTGCAAATACAAAAACTTTGCAGCTGAAGCAGCCAATCAAAAGTCACTGAGGATGCTGATGTCAGCAAACTCCTGGCGGTAACGGTAGGAGTACATGCCCAGCAGGAAGGCCCATTTAAGAGTCATGAAGCTCCACACGGCTGACAGATAAAAGCTCTTGGGGTCAGTTAATGCTGAAGACAAAAACATACAGAACGGATTAAAGACAGCACTTTAATCTTGCATATTACGCTATTACAGATTTTGTGTGGGGGAATATTTTATGAGACAAAGCTGTCCATGTGAAGGTACTTACACTGCTTTTCTATAACAGCTAGAGATATGAAGGTGGCAAAAGCAGCAACAGCCAGGAGGGAGAAGACAGAACTAACAAACATGAAGAACTTGAGTCCCTTCAGCCATGTGCGCCAGTAGTCCTGAATGTACATGATGTGAGTGACCAATGCCCAGAGTGCCAGAACGCCTGGAGATTGaaacacataacatacacacatcatgaaattaataaagtatctatctatctatctatctatctatctatctatctatctatctatctatctatctatctatctatctatcgcaAAAACAGGTTGATCCTTTTAAGACAGCTATAAAACATTCAGCAATTATAATTACAGTGGGATCCAAAAGACCCAAGaaaccatttttttattttttattttgccatttctatttttattcaatttttttttttcattacaaataatattCATTTATCAGCATAATGATTTGAGTGAAaagtaacataaaaaaatcaaaaggagTACACAAACACTGTTTATGTGTTTAATATAggtgtaaaatatttaaatatacattattaaatattattgtttcattttatatcataacttattctttttaactttttctgTTTATTCAATGTGGACTTCTGCAGCGCACTGTATGTTTCTTTATATGTCTCTGTCTGTGTACAATGGTCAAATATCTGCATATTTATGGGTTATGGTTTCCAAACTCAATATAAGAATATAACAGGatgatatttttaagaaataaataaaaaataatcaccAGTTAAATCTATATTGGAAAGGAAAACCA encodes the following:
- the slc48a1a gene encoding heme transporter hrg1-B, with product MGPNRIYISVGYATFGMLVGFSAFIVWNVVYKQPWTAAMGGLSGVLALWALVTHIMYIQDYWRTWLKGLKFFMFVSSVFSLLAVAAFATFISLAVIEKQSLTDPKSFYLSAVWSFMTLKWAFLLGMYSYRYRQEFADISILSDF